A stretch of the Betaproteobacteria bacterium genome encodes the following:
- a CDS encoding response regulator translates to MLDHLHRRGKYADRPAGLPALVILDNKMPMMSGVEAMREIAKVKAFQAVPIVMFSASASDTDMAEAYEAGVNSYVIKPMGAKQFKEAVHAIVTYWTRINSAGSSLDT, encoded by the coding sequence GTGCTCGATCACCTGCACCGGCGGGGCAAATATGCCGACCGGCCGGCGGGATTGCCGGCGCTGGTGATCCTCGACAACAAGATGCCGATGATGAGCGGCGTGGAGGCGATGCGCGAGATCGCCAAAGTGAAAGCCTTTCAGGCCGTCCCGATCGTCATGTTCTCGGCCTCGGCCAGCGACACCGACATGGCCGAGGCGTATGAGGCGGGCGTGAACTCGTATGTGATCAAGCCGATGGGGGCCAAGCAGTTCAAGGAGGCGGTCCATGCGATCGTCACCTACTGGACCAGGATCAATTCGGCAGGGAGTTCGCTGGATACATGA
- a CDS encoding PAS domain S-box protein encodes MHTSTDKDFAERPGHMLARLRTAVVVLNLIAFAVLWWAITDRRSAAYERAQTSVQNLSLILANDITSVLDKADHAILTVVDGVGANGIDGASAEAAVGRTVAMELARRPDVNALRVTNALGDVVVGAGPPQVSRVNIADREYFMRLQSNPDAGLVISEPMVGRIGGKPGIVLARAFKDRVGGFGGVVYAMVLSDSFERLFSALDVGPKGAITLRMDNHALVARHSKESNSPREAGSTEVSAALRERMAASPTEGVYVAQALLDGIERSHAYRKVAKYPFYIIVGLATGDFLYEWRRVTAIGLTLFALYLVTTVLLYGLVRRSWKRHETAVATLARREAEFSRLSALVPGMISQFQAFSEKRNCMPYVSDAIRDIYELEPEDVRENAAPMLDRVHPDDAERRRAAIFESARTLKRYQCEYRIILPIKGERWVRSDSQPEKQPDGSIVWHGYIADITEQKRIEQALRESQAQLTGILESTADGILAVNREGKVLRANARFARMWRIPQAVLEGGDDSALLSCILDQLIDPDAFIAKVRALYQSDAIDIDTLAFKDGRFFERVSTSLILNGVTFGRVWSFRDITGRKRVEAEFQAARTKLVATLDAIPDLLFEVGPDGLIHDYHSPRMDLLAAPPEVFLGKTFAEVIPPDAAETCMLALREAEATGASTGKHYVLPLSLGRRWFELSVSRKSVAEGEDPRFIFLARDITERRQAEDSFREGEERLRAIVDVANAGISIVDRSGKYLMFNNRWSEILGFAGDEMKGLTYEDVTHADDLQVARARFLELIEGKVDKYRLEKRYIRKDKSVVWTDLSVSALKDKDNKVFNVVGMLVDISERKRLEESLQRINEELEIIVSERTRNLVEANAELQTITYTLAHDLRAPARLVAGFAVRLTDAYGATIPEQGKRWLSLMTASANRQAQLVEDMLSYMKLGFKPVEREPIDMNALVAELTEAASADAAHHGPIEWRLGPLPAVEGDRALIRVILTNLISNAIKYSARAAHPAIEIGRHAREDQVTAYYIRDNGVGFDQARASKLFGLFQRFHDPGEYPGTGIGLAIVKRLVEKHGGRVWAESTPGAGATFTFTPASGGLQR; translated from the coding sequence GTGCATACCAGCACGGATAAGGATTTCGCGGAAAGGCCGGGCCACATGCTGGCGCGGCTAAGGACGGCTGTTGTCGTTCTGAACCTGATTGCCTTTGCCGTTCTGTGGTGGGCAATCACCGACCGCCGATCAGCTGCCTACGAGCGCGCGCAAACGTCGGTCCAGAATCTTTCGCTGATTCTCGCGAATGACATTACTTCTGTGCTGGACAAAGCCGATCATGCGATCCTGACGGTCGTCGATGGCGTGGGCGCGAATGGCATCGACGGTGCCTCGGCCGAGGCCGCCGTCGGCAGGACGGTCGCGATGGAGCTCGCGCGGCGCCCGGATGTCAACGCATTGCGGGTAACCAATGCATTGGGCGATGTTGTTGTGGGCGCGGGTCCGCCGCAAGTCAGTCGTGTCAACATCGCGGACCGCGAGTACTTCATGCGCCTTCAATCCAATCCCGACGCGGGTCTGGTGATTTCAGAGCCGATGGTGGGGCGCATTGGCGGAAAACCCGGGATTGTTCTTGCGCGCGCATTCAAGGATCGCGTGGGTGGCTTCGGCGGCGTGGTTTACGCGATGGTGTTGAGCGACAGTTTTGAGCGACTATTTTCCGCGCTGGATGTCGGGCCGAAAGGTGCAATCACATTGCGAATGGATAATCATGCGCTTGTTGCGCGCCATTCAAAGGAGTCCAATTCACCCAGGGAGGCAGGTAGCACAGAGGTTTCCGCCGCGCTTCGTGAAAGGATGGCGGCGAGCCCAACGGAAGGCGTGTATGTCGCGCAAGCGCTGCTTGACGGCATTGAGCGTTCCCATGCCTATCGCAAAGTCGCTAAGTATCCTTTCTATATTATTGTCGGCCTTGCCACGGGCGACTTCCTTTATGAGTGGAGGAGAGTCACGGCAATCGGTTTGACGCTATTTGCGCTGTACCTCGTTACGACGGTCTTGCTGTACGGGTTGGTGCGACGCTCATGGAAACGGCACGAAACGGCCGTTGCCACGCTTGCGCGCCGGGAGGCGGAATTCAGCAGGCTATCGGCGTTGGTGCCGGGAATGATTTCGCAATTCCAGGCTTTTTCCGAGAAACGCAATTGCATGCCGTACGTCAGCGACGCGATTCGCGACATTTATGAGCTTGAACCGGAGGACGTGCGAGAAAATGCGGCACCCATGCTCGACAGAGTTCACCCGGACGATGCGGAGCGCCGTCGCGCGGCCATCTTTGAATCGGCGCGCACGCTAAAACGCTACCAATGCGAATATCGCATCATCCTGCCCATCAAGGGCGAACGCTGGGTGCGATCCGACTCGCAACCCGAGAAACAGCCTGATGGCAGTATCGTATGGCACGGATACATTGCCGACATTACCGAGCAGAAGCGGATTGAGCAGGCATTGCGCGAGAGCCAAGCGCAGTTGACGGGGATTCTCGAGTCCACGGCTGACGGGATTCTGGCAGTTAATCGAGAAGGCAAAGTGCTTCGGGCAAATGCACGATTTGCCAGAATGTGGCGGATTCCGCAAGCGGTGCTCGAGGGAGGGGATGATTCGGCGTTGCTCAGTTGCATTCTGGATCAGCTGATTGATCCTGACGCGTTCATCGCCAAAGTGCGGGCGCTTTACCAATCCGACGCAATTGACATTGATACGCTGGCCTTCAAGGACGGGCGTTTCTTCGAACGCGTATCGACTTCTTTAATCCTGAATGGCGTCACGTTCGGCCGGGTGTGGTCATTTCGCGATATTACCGGGCGCAAGCGGGTGGAGGCCGAGTTTCAGGCAGCGCGGACCAAACTGGTCGCGACACTGGATGCGATACCGGATCTCCTTTTCGAGGTCGGACCTGACGGGCTCATTCACGACTACCATTCTCCGCGCATGGACTTGCTGGCGGCGCCGCCGGAAGTCTTTCTTGGCAAGACATTCGCCGAGGTGATTCCACCTGACGCGGCGGAAACATGCATGCTGGCGTTGCGGGAAGCGGAAGCCACTGGCGCATCGACAGGCAAACATTATGTGCTACCGCTTTCGCTGGGCAGGCGCTGGTTTGAGCTTTCGGTTTCGCGCAAGTCGGTGGCGGAAGGCGAGGATCCGCGTTTCATTTTCCTCGCACGTGACATCACTGAACGCAGGCAGGCAGAGGATAGCTTCAGGGAGGGCGAAGAAAGGCTGCGCGCGATCGTTGATGTGGCCAATGCAGGCATTTCCATCGTCGACAGGAGTGGCAAGTATTTGATGTTCAACAATCGGTGGTCGGAAATCCTTGGTTTTGCGGGCGACGAAATGAAGGGTTTGACCTACGAAGACGTTACACATGCTGATGATCTGCAAGTCGCCAGGGCCAGATTTCTCGAGCTGATCGAGGGAAAGGTTGATAAATACCGATTGGAAAAACGCTATATCCGGAAAGATAAATCGGTAGTGTGGACCGATCTGTCGGTCTCGGCACTGAAGGACAAGGACAACAAGGTGTTCAATGTCGTAGGAATGCTGGTTGACATCAGCGAACGCAAGCGCCTCGAAGAGTCGCTGCAACGGATCAACGAAGAACTGGAGATCATCGTCAGCGAACGCACCCGCAACCTGGTCGAGGCCAACGCCGAGCTGCAAACCATCACCTACACGCTCGCGCACGACCTGCGCGCGCCGGCACGCCTCGTAGCCGGCTTCGCCGTGCGGCTGACCGACGCCTACGGTGCCACCATCCCCGAACAAGGCAAACGCTGGCTCAGCCTGATGACCGCCTCGGCCAACCGCCAGGCACAACTGGTCGAAGACATGCTCTCGTACATGAAACTCGGCTTCAAACCGGTCGAGCGCGAACCGATCGACATGAACGCGCTGGTCGCAGAGTTGACGGAAGCCGCCTCCGCCGACGCCGCCCATCATGGCCCGATCGAATGGCGTCTCGGCCCACTCCCCGCCGTCGAAGGCGACCGCGCCCTGATCCGGGTAATACTCACCAACCTCATCAGCAACGCCATCAAATACAGCGCCCGAGCCGCCCATCCCGCCATCGAGATCGGCCGCCACGCCCGGGAAGACCAAGTCACCGCCTACTATATTCGCGACAACGGCGTCGGCTTCGACCAGGCCCGGGCCAGCAAACTCTTCGGACTATTCCAGCGCTTTCACGACCCCGGCGAATACCCCGGCACCGGCATCGGGCTCGCCATCGTCAAGCGCCTGGTGGAAAAGCACGGCGGCCGCGTCTGGGCCGAATCGACCCCGGGGGCCGGCGCCACGTTCACTTTCACCCCTGCAAGCGGAGGCCTCCAGCGATGA
- a CDS encoding c-type cytochrome, giving the protein MTGQCFAAGLTIAELVGERCSTCHGAEGQATSAIFPSLAAQNPEYLVKQLKDFKSKKRASDIMAPQVADLSDENIIGLATFFSGKPAKVNRVSDVDLLPVGRYIYTKGNSWSGLPACTNCHGEKAYGTSALPRLAGQSARYLLNQLKEFNQRTRTNDNEAMHLVASRLTEMETKAVADYLSQLP; this is encoded by the coding sequence ATGACCGGACAATGCTTTGCCGCAGGACTGACAATTGCGGAACTGGTGGGTGAACGATGTTCGACCTGCCACGGCGCCGAAGGACAGGCGACTTCGGCAATTTTCCCTTCCCTTGCAGCGCAAAACCCGGAATACCTGGTCAAACAACTCAAGGATTTCAAGTCAAAAAAGCGCGCCAGCGACATCATGGCGCCGCAGGTTGCGGACCTGTCAGACGAGAACATCATCGGGTTGGCGACGTTTTTTTCCGGCAAGCCGGCGAAAGTGAATCGCGTGTCGGATGTTGATCTGCTGCCCGTTGGCCGCTACATCTACACCAAGGGAAATAGCTGGTCTGGTTTACCAGCTTGCACCAATTGCCACGGTGAAAAAGCCTATGGCACGTCAGCCTTGCCGCGCCTCGCGGGACAGAGTGCGCGTTACCTGCTGAACCAGCTGAAGGAGTTCAACCAGCGAACGCGCACCAATGACAACGAAGCCATGCACTTGGTCGCTTCACGGTTGACGGAGATGGAAACCAAGGCCGTGGCCGACTATCTGTCGCAACTGCCTTGA